A DNA window from Zingiber officinale cultivar Zhangliang chromosome 3A, Zo_v1.1, whole genome shotgun sequence contains the following coding sequences:
- the LOC122052964 gene encoding RING-H2 finger protein ATL46-like has product MKVVLPLPPSTTNGVSSHRFRAWRRDSLIPSSSSPSSSSSRISPAVLFAIVVLALIFFLSGLLHLLVRFLLRTRPSSAAAAASPMRTRRARLPGDPGTLQRQLQQLFHIHDSGLDQAHIDALPLFLYAEILGSKDPFDCAVCLAEFAPEDKLRLLPACGHAFHLACIDTWLLSNSSCPLCRGLIFSQGIAIENPMFGFDDPTADEEEFQEVQEAKERMLSVRLGKFKKLSCGDTDGAAEITDRGETSSSNLDGRRCFSMGSYQYVVADANLRVDLTASSTRGRRTTGNAMSRDESLSVSKIWQWSDKNGKFPVSADTAAAFDRGLPWITPCVEEA; this is encoded by the coding sequence ATGAAGGTCGTTCTGCCACTTCCTCCGTCGACCACCAATGGAGTCTCTTCTCATCGCTTTCGCGCATGGAGGAGGGATTCCTTGATCCCTTCGTCGTCGTCGCCCTCTTCCTCGAGTTCCCGGATCAGCCCCGCGGTTCTCTTCGCCATCGTCGTCCTCGcgctcatcttcttcctctccggcCTCCTCCACCTCCTCGTTCGCTTCCTCCTACGCACGCGCCcttcctccgccgccgccgccgcctcgccCATGCGCACCCGCCGCGCGCGCCTCCCTGGAGACCCCGGCACGCTCCAGCGCCAGCTCCAGCAACTGTTCCACATCCACGACTCCGGACTCGACCAGGCCCACATCGACGCCCTCCCCCTGTTTCTCTACGCCGAGATCCTCGGCTCCAAGGACCCCTTCGACTGCGCGGTCTGCCTCGCCGAGTTCGCGCCCGAAGACAAGCTCCGCCTCCTGCCCGCTTGCGGCCACGCCTTCCACCTCGCCTGCATCGACACCTGGCTTCTCTCCAACTCCTCCTGCCCCCTTTGCCGGGGCCTCATATTCTCTCAGGGGATCGCGATCGAGAACCCCATGTTCGGCTTCGATGATCCGACTGCCGACGAAGAGGAATTCCAAGAAGTTCAAGAAGCCAAGGAAAGAATGCTCTCTGTTAGGCTTGGAAAGTTCAAGAAATTGAGCTGTGGAGATACAGATGGTGCCGCGGAAATCACAGATCGGGGGGAGACGAGCAGTAGCAATTTGGATGGCAGGAGGTGCTTTTCCATGGGATCTTACCAGTATGTGGTCGCCGATGCTAATCTCCGAGTGGATCTCACTGCTTCTTCCACCAGGGGAAGAAGGACCACTGGAAATGCAATGAGTAGAGATGAGAGTTTGTCCGTGTCCAAGATTTGGCAGTGGTCCGATAAGAATGGGAAGTTCCCTGTCTCTGCTGATACTGCTGCTGCATTCGACAGAGGCTTGCCGTGGATTACTCCGTGCGTGGAGGAGGCATGA